In Brevibacillus brevis NBRC 100599, a single genomic region encodes these proteins:
- a CDS encoding bifunctional diguanylate cyclase/phosphodiesterase: protein MNSLDQSYSMTLFFLSYFISAMASYTALDLGARLHYAKGRGRVFLLCAGAVSMGLGIWAMYFVAMLALHLPIAVEYDHLIVFFSIVLAVLSSALTLWIVSEQSMSKTRVVKGSVVIGTGIAGMHYTGMAAMMMNAVILYDWLWFTVSIFVAILFSMVALILTFQLRSVDPVEGLWRKIFAGLLMGASITGMHYTGMYATTFVAHEHMTIAVIPYDDSGLIATMIGIVSVLILVVTLASVYVDKQFAGKTLRVLESDQRYKSLFEHNYDGVIFYSIDGTQSVMNPAAMRLTKEQSLPLEKLKTMCISTDAELISTHFTNAVQGDARNCDITLTTREGCQLHLNMTHTPVFVDQQITGVFMIVRDITNKKEYEAKINYLAFHDSLTGLPNRRFVEQQLDQVIMEAQKTDQQVYVLFLDLDHFKLVNDSLGHDFGDLLLQEASLRLRECVGKKGTVYRLGGDEFMVILTDVTEREVSSMANEINETIEQAFFIHGHELYITTSIGISRYPEDGQDRSVLMRNADAAMYAAKDKGKNSFHLYVPNLEQAVNDKMNIQNELNRALARQEFLLHYQPQVSAKSGAIVGVEALIRWDHPERGLLLPDQFISVAEETGLIVPIGEWVLRTACKQNKQWQDQGLKPLRVAVNLSARQFLKQDFTQMIAEILHQTRLAPEYLELEITESSMIDVHRATQALKELKQLGVHVAIDDFGTGYSSLYYLKEFPLNRLKIDRSFVRDMIEQPSNQAIVSTIISMAHHLQMHVIAEGVETKEELAFLQEHLCEEVQGYLFSRPLPSEDVAFYLQAQKGVS from the coding sequence ATGAATAGTCTTGACCAATCCTATAGTATGACTCTGTTTTTTCTCTCCTATTTTATTTCAGCAATGGCGTCATACACAGCATTAGATCTAGGCGCACGTCTCCATTATGCAAAAGGCAGGGGACGTGTGTTTTTGTTATGTGCTGGAGCCGTCTCCATGGGGCTTGGTATTTGGGCTATGTATTTTGTTGCCATGCTTGCTTTGCATCTGCCGATTGCTGTCGAGTATGATCACTTGATTGTATTTTTCTCGATTGTTTTGGCCGTGTTATCATCAGCGCTTACATTATGGATCGTGAGCGAGCAGTCCATGTCCAAGACGAGGGTGGTAAAAGGATCAGTTGTCATTGGAACTGGTATCGCAGGAATGCATTATACAGGGATGGCAGCGATGATGATGAACGCCGTTATTCTGTACGATTGGCTATGGTTTACTGTATCCATTTTCGTGGCGATCTTGTTTTCGATGGTTGCGTTGATTCTTACGTTTCAATTGCGTTCGGTGGACCCAGTAGAAGGTCTCTGGCGTAAAATTTTTGCAGGGCTGTTGATGGGGGCAAGCATTACCGGCATGCATTACACTGGAATGTACGCCACCACATTCGTCGCTCACGAGCACATGACAATCGCAGTGATCCCATATGATGATTCGGGGCTGATCGCTACCATGATTGGCATTGTCAGCGTGTTGATTCTAGTCGTGACCTTGGCTTCTGTATACGTGGACAAGCAATTCGCAGGGAAGACCTTGCGCGTTCTAGAAAGTGACCAGCGCTATAAATCGCTATTTGAGCACAATTACGACGGAGTAATCTTTTACTCGATCGATGGTACGCAAAGCGTCATGAATCCAGCGGCGATGCGATTGACAAAGGAGCAGAGCTTGCCACTCGAAAAATTAAAGACGATGTGTATTTCTACAGATGCCGAGCTCATATCGACCCATTTTACAAATGCCGTGCAAGGTGACGCGCGCAACTGCGATATTACCTTGACGACGCGCGAGGGCTGTCAGCTTCATCTGAATATGACTCATACCCCCGTATTTGTCGATCAGCAGATTACGGGTGTCTTTATGATTGTGAGAGACATTACCAATAAGAAGGAATACGAGGCAAAAATCAATTATCTCGCTTTTCACGATTCGTTGACGGGTTTGCCGAATCGCCGTTTTGTCGAACAGCAACTGGATCAGGTGATCATGGAGGCACAAAAAACAGATCAGCAAGTTTACGTGCTGTTTCTGGATCTCGACCATTTCAAACTGGTAAACGATTCCTTGGGGCATGATTTTGGTGACCTGTTACTTCAGGAAGCCTCCTTGCGTTTGCGGGAATGTGTAGGAAAAAAAGGAACGGTGTATAGGCTCGGCGGAGACGAATTCATGGTGATTCTGACAGATGTCACGGAAAGAGAAGTATCTTCCATGGCGAATGAAATCAACGAGACGATTGAACAGGCATTTTTTATCCATGGGCACGAGCTGTACATAACGACGAGTATCGGGATTTCTCGCTATCCAGAGGATGGGCAAGACAGAAGTGTCTTGATGCGGAACGCAGATGCGGCGATGTATGCAGCCAAAGACAAAGGGAAGAACAGCTTCCATCTGTACGTACCGAATCTGGAGCAAGCAGTGAATGACAAAATGAATATTCAAAATGAATTGAATCGCGCTTTGGCCAGGCAAGAATTTTTATTGCATTACCAGCCACAGGTAAGTGCCAAATCAGGCGCAATCGTTGGCGTAGAAGCACTGATTCGGTGGGATCATCCTGAACGAGGCTTACTGTTGCCAGACCAGTTCATCTCGGTAGCAGAAGAAACCGGGTTGATCGTACCGATTGGAGAATGGGTGCTGCGGACGGCCTGCAAGCAGAACAAGCAATGGCAAGATCAGGGACTCAAGCCGCTTCGGGTAGCCGTCAATCTATCTGCACGACAATTCCTCAAACAAGATTTTACCCAGATGATCGCTGAGATTCTGCACCAGACTAGGTTAGCACCGGAATACTTGGAGCTTGAAATCACAGAAAGCAGCATGATTGACGTCCACCGTGCCACACAGGCACTTAAGGAACTGAAGCAATTAGGCGTGCACGTTGCGATTGACGATTTTGGAACGGGCTACAGTTCTCTCTACTATCTGAAAGAATTCCCGTTGAATCGTTTGAAAATAGATCGCTCGTTTGTGCGCGACATGATCGAACAGCCTTCCAATCAGGCCATTGTGTCCACGATTATTTCCATGGCGCATCATTTGCAAATGCATGTGATCGCAGAAGGGGTCGAGACAAAGGAGGAGCTTGCGTTTTTGCAGGAGCATCTGTGTGAAGAAGTGCAAGGCTATTTATTTAGCAGACCGTTACCGAGTGAAGACGTAGCATTTTATTTGCAAGCCCAAAAAGGCGTTAGTTAA
- the uvsE gene encoding UV DNA damage repair endonuclease UvsE, producing the protein MIRMGYACISVKTKNNPNKKTTVAQVNKLDPPARLKKLRQVMQANFFNLMDLLAYNVENQIFLYRLPSEFVPLATHPVAAEWDWAKEFAWDFQKAGNYIRNHGIRLTAHPGHYSILNSDKPSVLEATIADFSYHAKVFDLLGLDDNSVLVTHVGGVYEDKASSLARFASNFEQLPENVKRRVVVENDDTSFTMREVLELCERIGVPMVLDIHHHNCHSDGEDWTEYLPRIIQTWGERTPKMHMSSPKSANDFRAHADDIDPEAFLTFVSALADYNVDIILECKNKDDALLTLRRELKKKGVAVEAFTN; encoded by the coding sequence TTGATCCGTATGGGCTATGCCTGCATCAGTGTAAAGACGAAAAACAATCCAAACAAAAAAACGACGGTTGCCCAAGTAAATAAATTAGATCCCCCAGCTCGATTAAAAAAGCTGCGGCAAGTTATGCAGGCAAACTTTTTCAATTTAATGGATTTACTTGCTTATAATGTAGAAAATCAGATCTTTTTGTATCGGCTTCCTTCTGAATTTGTTCCACTGGCTACTCATCCGGTAGCAGCTGAATGGGATTGGGCAAAGGAATTCGCATGGGACTTCCAAAAGGCTGGGAATTATATCCGCAATCATGGCATTCGTTTGACAGCTCATCCCGGACATTACAGCATATTGAACAGTGACAAGCCTTCTGTGCTGGAAGCGACCATTGCCGATTTTTCCTACCATGCAAAAGTGTTTGATTTACTGGGACTTGACGATAATTCCGTCTTGGTGACACATGTGGGAGGGGTATACGAAGATAAAGCCTCTTCTCTTGCTCGTTTTGCATCCAACTTCGAGCAGCTTCCTGAAAACGTGAAACGTCGTGTAGTCGTGGAAAACGATGACACTTCTTTTACCATGCGCGAGGTTCTGGAGCTGTGCGAACGGATCGGTGTGCCGATGGTGCTCGATATTCACCACCACAACTGCCATTCTGATGGCGAGGATTGGACGGAATACCTTCCACGAATTATTCAAACCTGGGGAGAACGCACACCGAAGATGCACATGTCCTCGCCTAAGTCAGCAAATGACTTTCGCGCTCATGCTGACGATATTGATCCAGAGGCGTTCCTTACATTTGTCAGTGCGCTTGCGGATTACAATGTGGACATCATCTTGGAATGTAAAAACAAAGATGATGCCCTCCTTACTTTAAGACGCGAGTTAAAGAAAAAAGGAGTCGCTGTTGAAGCATTTACGAATTGA